GAACCTGACCCGCTTTAGCGTTTTTAACCGCTTCAGCAACGTTCGGCGTTACAGTACCCACTTTCGGGTTCGGCATCAGGCCACGCGGACCCAGAACCTGGCCCAGCTGGCCAACAACGCGCATTGCATCCGGGGAAGCAATAACAACGTCAAAGTTCATTTCGCCTTTTTTGATCTGCTCAGCCAGATCTTCCATACCTACCAGCTCTGCGCCAGCTGCTTTAGCAGCTTCAGCGTTCGGGCCCTGGGTAAATACGGCTACGCGAACAGAACGGCCAGTACCGTGCGGCAGTACAGTCGCACCACGTACGTTCTGGTCAGATTTACGAGCGTCGATGCCGAGGTTAACAGCAACGTCAACACTTTCTACGAACTTGGCGGTAGCCAGTTCTTTCAGCAGAGTGATGGCTTCGTTGATGTCGTACTGTTTGGTCGCATCAACTTTGTCACGGATCACACGCATGCGCTTGGTCAGTTTAGCCATTTCTTAGTCCTCCACTACCAGGCCCATGGAACGTGCAGTACCTTCGATGGAGCGAGTCATCGCTTCAATGTCGGCGCCAGTCATGTCAGCAGCTTTGGTCTGTGCGATTTCCTGCAGCTGAGCGCGGGTAATGGTACCCACTTTGTCTTTGTTCGGCTTACCGGAACCAGACTTAATACCAGCCGCTTTTTTCAGCAGTACTGCTGCCGGCGGGGTTTTGGTAACGAAGGTGAAAGAACGGTCAGCGTAAACGGTAATAACAACCGGAATCGGCAGACCTTTTTCCATGGAATCAGTCTTCGCGTTGAACGCTTTACAGAATTCCATGATGTTAACACCCTGCTGACCCAGAGCCGGACCGACCGGCGGGCTCGGGTTAGCCATACCAGCTGCAACCTGCAGCTTAACGTAGGCTTGTACTTTCTTGGCCATGAAAATTTCCTCAGTTGGGTCTAGCGCCTCGACGAGGCTCCCCGTGATTAAAACGTTTTATGGGTTGGCCCCATAAAAACAAAAGGCGCGAAATTGTATTCCAATCTCGCGCCCTGTGCAACGGTTAACCGCTGGTTTTTCGAACTCAGCTTACGCTTTTTCTACCTGGCTGAAATCAAGCTCAACCGGCGTAGCACGACCGAAGATAGAAACCGACACTTTCAGGCGGCTTTTCTCGTAATCGACTTCTTCCACCACGCCGTTAAAGTCAGCAAACGGACCGTCATTAACACGAACCATTTCACCCGGCTCAAACAGCGTTTTCGGACGCGGTTTATCGCCAACCTGCTGCAGGCGGTTCATGATAGCGTCC
The genomic region above belongs to Cronobacter malonaticus LMG 23826 and contains:
- the rplA gene encoding 50S ribosomal protein L1; the protein is MAKLTKRMRVIRDKVDATKQYDINEAITLLKELATAKFVESVDVAVNLGIDARKSDQNVRGATVLPHGTGRSVRVAVFTQGPNAEAAKAAGAELVGMEDLAEQIKKGEMNFDVVIASPDAMRVVGQLGQVLGPRGLMPNPKVGTVTPNVAEAVKNAKAGQVRYRNDKNGIIHTTIGKVDFDADKLKENLEALLVALKKAKPSSAKGVYIKKVSLSTTMGAGVAVDQSGLSAAAN
- the rplK gene encoding 50S ribosomal protein L11, whose protein sequence is MAKKVQAYVKLQVAAGMANPSPPVGPALGQQGVNIMEFCKAFNAKTDSMEKGLPIPVVITVYADRSFTFVTKTPPAAVLLKKAAGIKSGSGKPNKDKVGTITRAQLQEIAQTKAADMTGADIEAMTRSIEGTARSMGLVVED